One Panicum virgatum strain AP13 chromosome 3N, P.virgatum_v5, whole genome shotgun sequence DNA segment encodes these proteins:
- the LOC120666237 gene encoding L-type lectin-domain containing receptor kinase SIT2-like isoform X1 yields MAPFAWRPYLPILVFLCLTAAHLHASEVIPGTDELVYNGFFKADLNLDGRALLINDDLLSLTNMPDGTSGHAFCSYPLSFQKIPGGSISSFSTTFVATIGFRRYKGHGLAFMLSSTNDISDNSAGQFLGLPSSSSDNHVFFAVELDTVLNPEFKDIDNNHVGINVDSLLSVESHTAGFYDSSGDFKSIELRSGKPVQVWVEYDSNSYRLNVTLALYSMPKPELPLLSTPLNLSSLLSLSSLYAGFSAASDKLTSDHYVLGWSFTLDGEAQPLDYSQLPLGLLKDLKHHSRFQYLGRMTILGAPTIIPAVVLIVLAVLICHYLRNRKEDKEFEIMCGPPSFTYKELFTATDGFNDRMLLGKGGFGRVYEGVLSNSAHSIAIKRVSPESKQGKREFMAEIAILGRVRHRNLVQLLGYCRYKKELLLVYDCMPNGSLDKYLYGKGKPVLDWAQRLHIIKGVASGLCYLHEDWERVIIHRDIKASNVLLDNSMNGRLSHFGLARFHDHGVDAHTTRVAGTWGYIAPELARLGKATKATDVFAFGIFMIEVVCGRQPIGMAVAGGEPLVLADWVLSMWKSGSVTGAVDPKLEDYDQEDAELVLKLGLLCSHSLPKLRPSMRHVMLYLERGARLNELSPASLSIIDPDEDKEIDHVLCSSGASTITVLSGGR; encoded by the coding sequence ATGGCTCCTTTCGCATGGCGACCTTACCTCCCCATCCTCGTCTTCCTCTGCCTTACTGCTGCACACCTCCATGCTTCTGAGGTCATCCCTGGTACAGATGAACTTGTCTACAATGGTTTTTTCAAGGCTGATCTAAATCTTGATGGCCGTGCTTTGTTGATAAATGATGATCTGCTGAGTTTAACCAATATGCCAGATGGAACAAGCGGCCATGCCTTTTGCAGCTACCCTCTCAGTTTTCAGAAAATCCCTGGTGGTTCTATCTCCTCTTTCTCTACAACCTTTGTGGCCACCATAGGCTTTCGGCGGTATAAAGGCCATGGGCTTGCCTTCATGCTTTCTTCTACAAATGATATATCTGACAACTCAGCTGGTCAGTTCCTAGGCCTTCCCAGTTCTAGCTCAGATAATCATGTTTTCTTCGCAGTTGAACTTGACACTGTCCTAAACCCAGAGTTTAAGGACATTGACAACAACCATGTTGGGATCAATGTTGACAGCTTGCTCTCAGTCGAATCCCATACTGCTGGCTTCTATGACTCCAGTGGTGACTTCAAAAGTATTGAGCTCAGAAGCGGAAAGCCGGTGCAAGTGTGGGTGGAGTACGATAGCAATTCTTACCGCCTGAATGTCACCTTAGCACTTTATTCCATGCCTAAACCTGAACTACCTTTGCTATCAACCCCCTTGAATCTCTCCTCCCTGTTGTCACTCAGTTCATTGTATGCTGGCTTTTCTGCAGCAAGTGATAAATTGACATCCGACCACTACGTTCTTGGGTGGAGTTTCACGCTAGATGGAGAGGCACAACCACTTGACTACTCTCAGTTGCCATTAGGATTACTTAAGGATCTTAAACACCATTCCCGCTTTCAATACTTGGGCAGAATGACCATTTTAGGAGCCCCAACGATTATACCAGCTGTTGTTCTAATTGTACTTGCTGTTCTTATTTGCCACTATCTGAGGAACCGAAAGGAGGATAAGGAGTTCGAAATAATGTGTGGGCCACCATCTTTCACTTACAAAGAGCTATTCACTGCAACTGATGGATTCAACGACAGGATGCTACTTGGGAAAGGAGGATTTGGAAGGGTGTACGAAGGGGTGCTGTCTAACTCTGCGCATAGCATTGCGATCAAGCGGGTATCTCCAGAGTCAAAGCAGGGAAAGAGGGAGTTCATGGCCGAGATCGCCATCCTTGGCCGTGTTCGCCACCGCAACCTTGTACAGCTGCTTGGCTACTGCCGGTACAAGAAGGAGCTGCTGTTGGTCTACGATTGCATGCCAAATGGAAGCCTTGATAAGTACTTGTATGGCAAGGGCAAGCCCGTCCTTGACTGGGCACAGAGGCTTCACATTATCAAAGGTGTAGCTTCTGGGCTCTGTTACCTCCATGAGGACTGGGAGCGTGTCATCATCCATAGAGACATCAAGGCTAGCAATGTGCTTCTTGACAACTCCATGAACGGGAGGCTCAGTCACTTCGGCCTTGCGAGGTTCCATGACCATGGAGTTGATGCACACACCACACGTGTGGCAGGAACCTGGGGATACATTGCACCTGAGTTGGCCCGGCTTGGCAAAGCCACCAAGGCAACTGACGTGTTTGCATTCGGTATTTTCATGATCGAGGTGGTCTGCGGAAGACAGCCAATTGGCATGGCTGTTGCTGGAGGTGAGCCTTTGGTGCTTGCAGACTGGGTCCTCAGCATGTGGAAAAGCGGCTCGGTCACTGGAGCTGTAGACCCAAAGTTGGAAGATTACGACCAAGAGGATGCTGAGCTCGTGCTGAAGCTTGGCTTGCTTTGTTCTCACTCACTACCCAAGCTGCGGCCGTCTATGCGTCACGTCATGCTGTACCTGGAAAGAGGCGCAAGATTAAATGAGTTGTCTCCAGCTTCCCTGAGCATTATTGATCCAGACGAGGATAAAGAGATTGACCATGTACTGTGCTCATCTGGAGCCTCGACCATAACAGTTCTCTCTGGGGGGAGGTGA
- the LOC120666237 gene encoding L-type lectin-domain containing receptor kinase SIT2-like isoform X2 yields MAPFAWRPYLPILVFLCLTAAHLHASEVIPDGTSGHAFCSYPLSFQKIPGGSISSFSTTFVATIGFRRYKGHGLAFMLSSTNDISDNSAGQFLGLPSSSSDNHVFFAVELDTVLNPEFKDIDNNHVGINVDSLLSVESHTAGFYDSSGDFKSIELRSGKPVQVWVEYDSNSYRLNVTLALYSMPKPELPLLSTPLNLSSLLSLSSLYAGFSAASDKLTSDHYVLGWSFTLDGEAQPLDYSQLPLGLLKDLKHHSRFQYLGRMTILGAPTIIPAVVLIVLAVLICHYLRNRKEDKEFEIMCGPPSFTYKELFTATDGFNDRMLLGKGGFGRVYEGVLSNSAHSIAIKRVSPESKQGKREFMAEIAILGRVRHRNLVQLLGYCRYKKELLLVYDCMPNGSLDKYLYGKGKPVLDWAQRLHIIKGVASGLCYLHEDWERVIIHRDIKASNVLLDNSMNGRLSHFGLARFHDHGVDAHTTRVAGTWGYIAPELARLGKATKATDVFAFGIFMIEVVCGRQPIGMAVAGGEPLVLADWVLSMWKSGSVTGAVDPKLEDYDQEDAELVLKLGLLCSHSLPKLRPSMRHVMLYLERGARLNELSPASLSIIDPDEDKEIDHVLCSSGASTITVLSGGR; encoded by the exons ATGGCTCCTTTCGCATGGCGACCTTACCTCCCCATCCTCGTCTTCCTCTGCCTTACTGCTGCACACCTCCATGCTTCTGAGGTCATCCCTG ATGGAACAAGCGGCCATGCCTTTTGCAGCTACCCTCTCAGTTTTCAGAAAATCCCTGGTGGTTCTATCTCCTCTTTCTCTACAACCTTTGTGGCCACCATAGGCTTTCGGCGGTATAAAGGCCATGGGCTTGCCTTCATGCTTTCTTCTACAAATGATATATCTGACAACTCAGCTGGTCAGTTCCTAGGCCTTCCCAGTTCTAGCTCAGATAATCATGTTTTCTTCGCAGTTGAACTTGACACTGTCCTAAACCCAGAGTTTAAGGACATTGACAACAACCATGTTGGGATCAATGTTGACAGCTTGCTCTCAGTCGAATCCCATACTGCTGGCTTCTATGACTCCAGTGGTGACTTCAAAAGTATTGAGCTCAGAAGCGGAAAGCCGGTGCAAGTGTGGGTGGAGTACGATAGCAATTCTTACCGCCTGAATGTCACCTTAGCACTTTATTCCATGCCTAAACCTGAACTACCTTTGCTATCAACCCCCTTGAATCTCTCCTCCCTGTTGTCACTCAGTTCATTGTATGCTGGCTTTTCTGCAGCAAGTGATAAATTGACATCCGACCACTACGTTCTTGGGTGGAGTTTCACGCTAGATGGAGAGGCACAACCACTTGACTACTCTCAGTTGCCATTAGGATTACTTAAGGATCTTAAACACCATTCCCGCTTTCAATACTTGGGCAGAATGACCATTTTAGGAGCCCCAACGATTATACCAGCTGTTGTTCTAATTGTACTTGCTGTTCTTATTTGCCACTATCTGAGGAACCGAAAGGAGGATAAGGAGTTCGAAATAATGTGTGGGCCACCATCTTTCACTTACAAAGAGCTATTCACTGCAACTGATGGATTCAACGACAGGATGCTACTTGGGAAAGGAGGATTTGGAAGGGTGTACGAAGGGGTGCTGTCTAACTCTGCGCATAGCATTGCGATCAAGCGGGTATCTCCAGAGTCAAAGCAGGGAAAGAGGGAGTTCATGGCCGAGATCGCCATCCTTGGCCGTGTTCGCCACCGCAACCTTGTACAGCTGCTTGGCTACTGCCGGTACAAGAAGGAGCTGCTGTTGGTCTACGATTGCATGCCAAATGGAAGCCTTGATAAGTACTTGTATGGCAAGGGCAAGCCCGTCCTTGACTGGGCACAGAGGCTTCACATTATCAAAGGTGTAGCTTCTGGGCTCTGTTACCTCCATGAGGACTGGGAGCGTGTCATCATCCATAGAGACATCAAGGCTAGCAATGTGCTTCTTGACAACTCCATGAACGGGAGGCTCAGTCACTTCGGCCTTGCGAGGTTCCATGACCATGGAGTTGATGCACACACCACACGTGTGGCAGGAACCTGGGGATACATTGCACCTGAGTTGGCCCGGCTTGGCAAAGCCACCAAGGCAACTGACGTGTTTGCATTCGGTATTTTCATGATCGAGGTGGTCTGCGGAAGACAGCCAATTGGCATGGCTGTTGCTGGAGGTGAGCCTTTGGTGCTTGCAGACTGGGTCCTCAGCATGTGGAAAAGCGGCTCGGTCACTGGAGCTGTAGACCCAAAGTTGGAAGATTACGACCAAGAGGATGCTGAGCTCGTGCTGAAGCTTGGCTTGCTTTGTTCTCACTCACTACCCAAGCTGCGGCCGTCTATGCGTCACGTCATGCTGTACCTGGAAAGAGGCGCAAGATTAAATGAGTTGTCTCCAGCTTCCCTGAGCATTATTGATCCAGACGAGGATAAAGAGATTGACCATGTACTGTGCTCATCTGGAGCCTCGACCATAACAGTTCTCTCTGGGGGGAGGTGA
- the LOC120666236 gene encoding L-type lectin-domain containing receptor kinase SIT2-like yields MSNHMLLLLAIVANHYASTLSANTDQQIFNGFSTANLKLDGQASVTGQAIRLTQGISSEQGSAFYSKPLNFSSDNASTGDGGASFSTTFVFAITDATMDLLETSGMTFLLSSTMELHHMYNSSGQYIGPPGKVGNNSKPDDQFFFAVEFSGIGENHIDIEVKSMVFVDSLIKNFYRSNTRFESSELSTGKPMQVWVEYDSQLQKLNITLEEFDEFHLTKPQSLPQFSFSVNLSSLISDSDLVYAGFSAIGQTDCSLYVIGWSFMLNGKAPLLNRTALNQVLAGLPVENKQKQDRISNNKHMGMGIHLSVLLPTATLVTVALVVSIVLVSYNVKSWMKGNFGHGMYEIECGLPSFTYKELSSATIRFNKKMILGEGGFGKVYKGVLGLSKQSIAIKRVSPESKQGMKEFMAEIEILGHLRHRNLVQLIGYCLHKQELLLVYDYMPNGSLDSHLHNTDKPILVWAQRLCIIKGVASGLLYLHEDWEQVVIHRDVKTSNILLDDEMNGRLGDFGLARLHNHESDAHTTHVAGTWGYIAPELGRHGKATKATDVYAFGIFLLEVVSGKRPIEVKADGETLLLADWVLNAWQSGSIIDAVDTRLPEEYEPEELELVLKLGLICTHSLPKKRPCMRLVMQYLLKDTPIPDFLPSFLTTDANKDEDFNEQVLPCPSVATSTTGLSGGR; encoded by the coding sequence ATGAGTAACCATATGCTTCTCCTCCTCGCCATTGTTGCTAATCACTATGCTTCCACACTGAGTGCCAACACAGACCAACAAATCTTCAACGGTTTCTCCACGGCCAATCTGAAGCTTGATGGCCAAGCATCTGTCACAGGCCAAGCTATACGGCTCACCCAAGGTATTTCCAGTGAACAAGGGAGTGCTTTCTACAGCAAGCCTCTCAATTTCAGCAGTGATAACGCCAGCACTGGTGATGGTGGAGCCTCCTTCTCAACAACCTTCGTGTTTGCCATCACTGATGCCACCATGGACCTTCTGGAAACTTCTGGCATGACCTTCCTGCTCTCCTCCACCATGGAGTTGCATCATATGTACAACTCATCAGGTCAGTATATAGGACCCCCTGGCAAAGTTGGTAACAACTCTAAGCCTGATGATCAATTCTTCTTTGCCGTCGAGTTCAGTGGTATTGGCGAGAACCATATCGATATAGAGGTCAAAAGCATGGTCTTTGTTGACTCCCTGATCAAAAACTTCTACAGGTCCAATACCAGGTTTGAAAGCAGTGAACTTAGCACTGGTAAACCAATGCAAGTGTGGGTGGAATACGATAGCCAGTTGCAAAAGCTAAACATCACCCTAGAGGAATTTGACGAGTTCCACTTGACCAAACCCCAATCTCTGCCACAGTTTTCATTCAGTGTCAATCTCTCATCTTTGATATCAGACTCTGACTTAGTATATGCTGGGTTTTCTGCAATTGGTCAAACCGATTGCAGTCTTTATGTTATTGGCTGGAGTTTCATGTTAAATGGAAAAGCTCCACTACTGAACAGAACTGCTCTGAATCAAGTACTGGCAGGTCTTCCTgtagaaaacaaacaaaaacaggATCGCATCAGCAACAATAAGCACATGGGCATGGGCATTCATTTGAGTGTACTCCTACCAACAGCCACTTTGGTTACCGTTGCATTAGTTGTTTCCATTGTTCTAGTTTCTTACAACGTCAAGTCTTGGATGAAGGGAAACTTTGGACATGGTATGTATGAAATTGAGTGTGGGTTGCCATCTTTCACATATAAAGAGCTAAGTTCTGCCACCATCAGGTTCAACAAAAAAATGATCCTTGGGGAAGGTGGATTTGGGAAAGTCTATAAGGGTGTGCTGGGTCTCTCTAAGCAGAGCATTGCAATCAAACGGGTCTCTCCAGAGTCGAAGCAGGgtatgaaggagttcatggctGAGATTGAAATTCTTGGTCACCTTCGCCACCGTAACCTTGTCCAATTGATCGGCTACTGTCTTCATAAGCAGGAGCTCCTTTTAGTCTATGACTATATGCCTAATGGCAGCCTTGATTCACACTTGCATAATACAGACAAACCAATTCTAGTTTGGGCTCAAAGGCTTTGCATCATCAAAGGGGTAGCATCTGGCCTGTTGTACTTGCATGAGGACTGGGAGCAGGTAGTCATCCATCGAGATGTTAAGACAAGCAATATTCTCCTTGATGATGAAATGAATGGGAGGTTAGGTGACTTTGGCCTTGCAAGACTGCACAACCATGAATCTGATGCACATACCACACATGTGGCAGGCACCTGGGGTTACATTGCTCCAGAGCTGGGTAGACATGGGAAGGCGACCAAGGCGACTGATGTGTATGCATTTGGCATATTTTTATTGGAAGTGGTAAGTGGAAAGCGGCCAATAGAGGTGAAAGCCGATGGGGAGACATTGCTACTAGCAGATTGGGTCCTCAACGCCTGGCAAAGTGGTTCAATCATTGATGCTGTCGATACAAGGTTACCAGAAGAATATGAGCCTGAGGAGCTAGAGCTAGTCCTCAAACTTGGTCTCATATGCACCCACTCATTACCCAAGAAAAGACCTTGCATGCGATTAGTAATGCAGTACCTACTAAAGGATACACCCATCCCAGACTTCCTGCCAAGTTTCTTGACCACCGATGCAAATAAAGATGAAGACTTCAATGAGCAGGTACTGCCCTGTCCCTCAGTGGCAACATCTACAACAGGTCTTTCTGGAGGAAGGTGA